One stretch of Diabrotica undecimpunctata isolate CICGRU chromosome 5, icDiaUnde3, whole genome shotgun sequence DNA includes these proteins:
- the LOC140442462 gene encoding uncharacterized protein yields MCIKQYLRMNPQSRAMKMLLLAKQNIQEKPNRQSDAESDVTRDLLTFCDTFDQDKDLSTLLTDSTNLASSSASNHHLLADNNLITDDDLLTLAEEKVANLNFISSNFPEDEINIEPEDRQNFVPESIHGEEVPTSILEEEVIEASSSRSDKSYEPSENETSSSENENEVLEELQNNTPMQTPSRTRRKRRHVDQKEWKKNKNKILRQEGKEYFGKQKQEEKWNYDIKKKAKAIGPRCKCSGKSVMNNWEIGNEVQ; encoded by the exons ATGTGCATAAAACAATATCTGAG AATGAATCCGCAATCCCGTGCGATGAAAATGCTTTTATTGGCTAAGCAAAACATCCAGGAAAAGCCCAACAGACAAAGCGATGCCGAAAGCGATGTAACAAGAGATTTGTTAACATTTTGTGATACTTTTGATCAAGATAAGGATTTATCTACACTCTTAACTGATAGTACTAATCTAGCAAGCTCCTCAGCATCTAATCACCACTTATTAGCTGACAACAATTTAATTACTGATGATGATTTACTCACCCTAGCTGAAGAAAAAGTTGCTAACCTGAATTTTATCTCCTCAAATTTTCCTGAAGATGAAATCAACATTGAACCAGAAGATCGTCAGAATTTCGTTCCAGAATCAATTCATGGTGAAGAAGTGCCAACCTCCATTTTGGAAGAAGAAGTTATTGAAGCTTCTTCTAGTCGTTCAGATAAATCTTATGAACCCAGTGAAAATGAAACAAGTTCaagtgaaaatgaaaatgaagTACTAGAAGAGCTACAAAATAACACTCCAATGCAAACCCCTTCACGGACACGCAGAAAGAGACGTCATGTAGATCAAAAGGaatggaagaaaaataaaaataagattttGAGACAAGAAGGAAAGGAATATTTTGGAaaacaaaaacaagaagaaaaatggaattatgatattaaaaaaaaagcaaaagctATAGGACCGAGATGCAAATGCAGTGGTAAATCAGTAATGAATAATTGGGAAATCGGTAATGAAGTGCAATGA